A window of Polyodon spathula isolate WHYD16114869_AA chromosome 22, ASM1765450v1, whole genome shotgun sequence contains these coding sequences:
- the LOC121297623 gene encoding ankyrin repeat and LEM domain-containing protein 2-like encodes MDAVLSRLKGLTPEELREEILGMGMNCGPVTATTRSIFERKLARAIQESQGGESERSDTSESVPGNCQSTPSVIITGATPTDPACSSAQPPAPTDEGDFGYGVGLNPPEEEALLDQAGCSGSLGGDSSQASAPTPSTGPPLSPPLYYGVCPVWDDILARNDRVHVYADKKEALQVVKLMKGSRFKAFPNREDAEKFAKGICDYYPSPSKSSFCVSPVKVGMVFSKDGTSSLEAETMNREKANSFKSPRTQDLTAKLRKAVEKGDETTFSELVWSNPRYLIGSGDNPTVVQEGCRYNVMHVAAKENQPGICQLLLDTLENPDFMRLMYPDDSEVMLQKRICYIVDLYLNTPDKVLFETPLHFACKFGNLEVVNVLCSHPGIEKHGMNKYDQDPADVICERSKNKSRELIQKIRDYLEDRWYIPLLRATDNSSPAVIGAPWSPDPSDTASNSFLSRLACSPKDPVMTVRAFAGPLSPSKADEFRRVWKTPPRDRAGHYHHVRKSDAERGTERVGRDLAHEMGHPWAEYWEFIGCFIDLASAEGLRKLEEHLSKKDLSERVQREAGENETSNRFKSPSPSGKSKKICNSVSVGAFLEDDDDEMSLEEIKNRQNAALTNITAVCGKDGSIGAAGGLECHILPITHSADLIETAAEQSRHRPEKATVPLNKNGFYSPVSNEKTPNANRPSQSSADGLLSPVSNLMIEFEKLSLESKDSEQGQSGKKSRGRHEDGLDPCTSMTSEMGHLGFLENEGNVFEKARDSCESEMEVEVEAEDKSSTSSEEWFSTEETLEGINLRIARTAASELGGCARPHSWDQGGKDLSSSSSSSSSYKSLDNFQDEFILRTPPNLKNKGLFIAGDEPTKLDSDVLVAVGGVEIDPQKYPTIHKWKHTVLSYSSSDMQSWPSPAVLKGRPAPKMFSSGSPGGSSMFSSPNKYSPGKHSSSSLGFGADFGSPGRYSPAHASHVQLLRLKHFSEPSN; translated from the exons ATGGATGCTGTCCTGAGCAGACTGAAGGGGTTAACTCCAGAAGAGCTCCGTGAGGAGATCCTCGGCATGGGGATGAATTGCGGGCCTGTCACTGCTACCACTCGATCCATTTTTGAAAGGAAGCTGGCCCGAGCCATACAGGAAAGCCAGGGAGGGGAAAGTGAGAGGAGCGATACTTCAGAGTCAGTCCCTGGAAACTGCCAATCCACCCCGAGCGTCATCATCACCGGCGCCACTCCCACAGACCCTGCCTGCTCCAGCGCACAGCCGCCAGCGCCTACTGACGAGGGGGACTTCGGCTATGGTGTAGGGCTGAATCCCCCTGAGGAAGAGGCCTTGCTGGACCAGGCAGGGTGTTCTGGCAGTCTTGGGGGAGATAGTTCACAGGCATCTGCTCCGACCCCTTCGACAGGACCGCCGCTATCCCCACCGCTCTACTATGGAGTCTGCCCAGTGTGGGATGATATACTGGCAAGAAATG ACAGGGTCCATGTTTATGCTGATAAGAAAGAAGCTCTGCAGGTAGTGAAGTTAATGAAAGGCTCCCGATTCAAAGCGTTCCCCAACAGGGAAGATGCTGAAAAGTTTGCCAAAGGAATCTGTGATTACTACCCCTCTCCCAGCAAGTCCTCCTTCTGCGTGTCTCCAGTGAAAGTGGGCATGGTGTTCAGCAAAG ACGGCACGTCTTCCCTGGAGGCAGAAACCATGAACCGAGAGAAAGCCAACAGCTTCAAAAGCCCTCGAACGCAAGACCTCACTGCCAAGCTCAGGAAAGCAGTGGAGAAAGGTGACGAGACCACCTTCAGTGAGCTTGTCTGGAGCAATCCTCGCTATCTCATTGGCTCTGGAGATAACCCAACAGTTGTGCAG gAAGGGTGCCGTTATAATGTCATGCACGTTGCTGCCAAGGAGAATCAGCCAGGTATCTGCCAGCTCCTATTGGACACCCTGGAGAATCCAGACTTCATGCGTCTCATGTACCCTGACGATAGTGAAGTCATGCTGCAGAAACGCATCTGTTACATTGTGGACCTGTACCTCAATACACCAGACAAAGTG TTATTTGAAACCCCTCTTCATTTTGCTTGTAAGTTTGGCAATCTGGAGGTGGTGAATGTTCTGTGCTCACACCCAGGTATTGAGAAGCATGGCATGAACAAGTATGATCAGGATCCAGCTGAT GTGATTTGTGAAAgaagcaaaaataaatcacgaGAACTTATACAGAAGATCAGAGATTATTTGGAAG ATCGCTGGTACATACCGTTACTGAGAGCTACAGACAACTCTTCCCCAGCTGTGATTGGTGCTCCCTGGTCACCTGACCCATCGGACACCGCTTCCAATTCATTCCTCTCCAGACTCGCATGCAGTCCTAAAGATCCTGTCATGACCGTGAGAGCTTTTGCTGGGCCACTTAGCCCCTCAAAG GCAGACGAGTTCCGCAGAGTGTGGAAGACTCCTCCTCGCGACAGGGCTGGGCACTATCACCACGTCAGGAAGTCTGATGCGGAGCGAGGCACCGAGCGAGTCGGCAG ggATTTGGCTCATGAAATGGGACATCCATGGGCTGAATACTGGGAGTTTATTGGCTGTTTCATTGATCTGGCTTCCGCTGAAGGGCTTCGAAAACTAGAGGAGCATCTGAGCAAGAAAGATTTAAGTGAAAGGGTCCAGCGGGAAGCAGGGGAAAACGAGACCAGCAATAGGTTCAAAAGCCCATCTCCTTCTG gTAAATCTAAAAAAATCTGCAATTCCGTCTCGGTGGGTGCTTTTCTGGAAGACGACGATGACGAAATGAGTTTAGAGGAAATCAAAAACCGACAGAATGCTGCCTTAACAAACATCACGGCAGTCTGCGGGAAAGACGGCAGCATTGGGGCGGCTGGAGGTCTGGAGTGCCATATCCTTCCAATCACACACAGCGCTGATCTTATTGAAACCGCAGCCGAGCAGAGCAGGCATCGACCCGAGAAAGCCACAGTCCCCTTGAACAAGAACGGCTTTTACTCCCCTGTAAGCAACGAGAAAACGCCCAACGCAAATCGCCCATCCCAGAGCTCTGCAGACGGCCTCCTCTCGCCGGTCTCAAACTTAATGATAGAGTTTGAGAAGCTGTCGCTGGAGAGTAAGGACAGCGAGCAGGGACAGTCGGGAAAGAAGAGCAGAGGGAGACATGAAGACGGCTTGGACCCGTGCACGTCGATGACCTCAGAGATGGGCCACTTAGGTTTTCTTGAGAATGAAGGAAACGTCTTTGAGAAGGCGAGGGACTCCTGTGAGAGCGAGATGGAGGTGGAGGTTGAGGCGGAGGACAAATCTAGCACAAGCTCAGAAGAGTGGTTCTCGACAGAGGAAACTCTAGAAGGGATAAACTTAAGGATAGCAAGAACAGCTGCCTCTGAACTGGGGGGCTGTGCAAGACCTCACTCTTGGGACCAAGGGGGGAAAGACTTAAGCAGTTCGAGTTCAAGCAGTTCCTCTTATAAATCTCTTGACAACTTTCAGGATGAGTTTATATTGAGGACTCCAccgaatttaaaaaacaaaggccTTTTCATTGCTGG GGATGAACCAACGAAGTTGGACAGTGATGTTCTGGTGGCGGTCGGAGGCGTTGAGATTGACCCACAGAAATACCCAACGATTCACAAGTGGAAGCACACGGTTCTCTCCTACTCTTCCTCTGATATGCAAAG CTGGCCGAGCCCCGCGGTACTGAAAGGGAGGCCTGCACCTAAGATGTTCTCTTCAGGCTCGCCGGGCGGCAGCAGCATGTTCTCCTCTCCTAACAAGTACAGCCctgggaaacacagcagctcctCCCTGGGGTTCGGAGCAGACTTCGGGAGTCCAGGACGCTACAGTCCGGCACACGCCAGCCACGTCCAGCTGCTGAGACTGAAGCACTTCAGCGAGCCAAGCAACTAG
- the LOC121296869 gene encoding serine/threonine-protein phosphatase PGAM5, mitochondrial-like isoform X2: MSFRKAARVVFGLAGGSAALLAAAALAESRGVFGEKPAEPGCRRGWSGLAVLRAAQSFTAVNPTVAPSGFGWDSNWDKREPLSLVNNKRKDKETGEGELPTELQNNKPKATRHIFLIRHSQYNLNGQSDKERSLTTLGQEQAEFTGHRLAALGLKYDMLIHSTMTRATETTQIISKYLPGVEMVSCDLLREGAPIEPVPPVSHWKPEAVYHEDGARIEAAFRRYIHRADVKQNKDSYEIIVCHANVIRYFVCRALQFPPEGWLRMGLNNGSITWLTIRPNGRVALRMLGDSGFMPPEKLTRT, encoded by the exons ATGTCGTTCAGGAAGGCGGCCCGGGTTGTTTTCGGACTCGCTGGGGGCTCTGCCGCGCTTCTGGCGGCTGCTGCTCTCGCTGAATCGAGGGGTGTCTTCGGGGAGAAGCCGGCCGAGCCCGGGTGCAGGAGAGGCTGGAGCGGGTTAGCTGTGCTCCGGGCAGCTCAGAGCTTCACGGCGGTCAACCCCACGGTCGCACCGAGTGGATTCGGCTGGGACTCGAACTGGGATAA GCGTGAACCACTTTCCCTGGTTAACAACAAGAGGAAAGATAAGGAGACAGGGGAAGGTGAACTGCCCACCGAGCTGCAGAACAACAAGCCCAAAGCAACGAGGCACATATTCCTGATCAGGCATTCGCAATACAACCTGAACGGGCAGAGTGACAAGGAGAGGAGCCTCACCACGCTGG GTCAGGAGCAGGCAGAGTTCACTGGGCACAGGCTGGCAGCCCTGGGTCTGAAGTATGACATGCTCATCCACTCCACAATGACCCGGGCGACAGAGACCACACAGATCATCAGCAAATACCTCCCAG GAGTGGAGATGGTGAGCTGTGATTTGCTGAGAGAAGGGGCTCCTATTGAACCAGTTCCACCAGTCAGTCACTGGAAACCAGAAGCTGTG TACCACGAGGACGGAGCTCGGATCGAGGCTGCCTTCCGGCGCTACATCCACCGCGCTGACGTCAAACAGAACAAGGACAGCTACGAGATCATCGTCTGCCACGCCAACGTCATCCGATACTTTGTGTGCAG GGCTCTGCAGTTCCCTCCGGAAGGCTGGCTGCGCATGGGACTCAACAACGGCAGCATCACCTGGCTGACTATCCGTCCCAATGGTCGGGTGGCCCTGAGAATGCTGGGAGATTCTGGCTTCATGCCTCCAGAGAAGCTGACTCGCACCTGA
- the LOC121296869 gene encoding serine/threonine-protein phosphatase PGAM5, mitochondrial-like isoform X1, producing the protein MSFRKAARVVFGLAGGSAALLAAAALAESRGVFGEKPAEPGCRRGWSGLAVLRAAQSFTAVNPTVAPSGFGWDSNWDKREPLSLVNNKRKDKETGEGELPTELQNNKPKATRHIFLIRHSQYNLNGQSDKERSLTTLGQEQAEFTGHRLAALGLKYDMLIHSTMTRATETTQIISKYLPGVEMVSCDLLREGAPIEPVPPVSHWKPEAVQYHEDGARIEAAFRRYIHRADVKQNKDSYEIIVCHANVIRYFVCRALQFPPEGWLRMGLNNGSITWLTIRPNGRVALRMLGDSGFMPPEKLTRT; encoded by the exons ATGTCGTTCAGGAAGGCGGCCCGGGTTGTTTTCGGACTCGCTGGGGGCTCTGCCGCGCTTCTGGCGGCTGCTGCTCTCGCTGAATCGAGGGGTGTCTTCGGGGAGAAGCCGGCCGAGCCCGGGTGCAGGAGAGGCTGGAGCGGGTTAGCTGTGCTCCGGGCAGCTCAGAGCTTCACGGCGGTCAACCCCACGGTCGCACCGAGTGGATTCGGCTGGGACTCGAACTGGGATAA GCGTGAACCACTTTCCCTGGTTAACAACAAGAGGAAAGATAAGGAGACAGGGGAAGGTGAACTGCCCACCGAGCTGCAGAACAACAAGCCCAAAGCAACGAGGCACATATTCCTGATCAGGCATTCGCAATACAACCTGAACGGGCAGAGTGACAAGGAGAGGAGCCTCACCACGCTGG GTCAGGAGCAGGCAGAGTTCACTGGGCACAGGCTGGCAGCCCTGGGTCTGAAGTATGACATGCTCATCCACTCCACAATGACCCGGGCGACAGAGACCACACAGATCATCAGCAAATACCTCCCAG GAGTGGAGATGGTGAGCTGTGATTTGCTGAGAGAAGGGGCTCCTATTGAACCAGTTCCACCAGTCAGTCACTGGAAACCAGAAGCTGTG CAGTACCACGAGGACGGAGCTCGGATCGAGGCTGCCTTCCGGCGCTACATCCACCGCGCTGACGTCAAACAGAACAAGGACAGCTACGAGATCATCGTCTGCCACGCCAACGTCATCCGATACTTTGTGTGCAG GGCTCTGCAGTTCCCTCCGGAAGGCTGGCTGCGCATGGGACTCAACAACGGCAGCATCACCTGGCTGACTATCCGTCCCAATGGTCGGGTGGCCCTGAGAATGCTGGGAGATTCTGGCTTCATGCCTCCAGAGAAGCTGACTCGCACCTGA